A genomic window from Synechococcus sp. CBW1107 includes:
- the hemW gene encoding radical SAM family heme chaperone HemW, translated as MNAPRAAYLHIPFCHRRCFYCDFAVVPLGDKADGAHSASIAAYLPLLQAEIAVSENPAPLSTVYIGGGTPSLLTPEQMGKLLDGLRQRFGFSPGAEITLEMDPASFDRPRLEGMLALGINRVSLGGQSFDDAVLERLGRRHRRQHLLQAAGWLSRAQAAGDLVSWSLDLIQGLPEQDLPHWRQQLQQALELGPPHLSVYDLIVEPGTVFERLQKRGELPLPDPDLGADLMDLTGELLRSAGFGRYEISNYALPGHASRHNRVYWSGAGWWGFGLGATSAPYGQRQARPRTREAYAAWLQTRSAVPAAGQPPFDEWLMVGLRRREGVNLERLAQAAGLSEADRASLHGWMAPWRERGLLLVEGRRWRLADPQGLALSNAVLRELLAWWDAHQPAETPPVPEVSPIAASP; from the coding sequence TTGAACGCACCCCGCGCCGCCTACCTCCACATCCCCTTCTGCCACCGCCGCTGCTTCTACTGCGACTTCGCGGTGGTGCCCCTGGGGGACAAGGCCGACGGTGCCCATTCCGCCTCGATCGCCGCCTACCTGCCACTGCTGCAGGCTGAGATCGCCGTTTCTGAGAACCCGGCCCCTCTCTCCACCGTCTACATCGGTGGCGGCACCCCGTCGCTGCTGACCCCCGAGCAGATGGGGAAGCTCCTGGATGGCCTGCGCCAGCGCTTCGGCTTCTCCCCTGGAGCTGAGATCACCCTGGAGATGGATCCGGCCAGCTTCGACCGCCCGAGGCTGGAGGGGATGCTGGCGCTGGGCATCAACCGGGTGAGCCTGGGGGGGCAGAGCTTCGATGACGCCGTGCTGGAGCGTCTCGGCCGCCGCCATCGCCGTCAGCATCTGCTCCAGGCCGCCGGCTGGCTGAGCCGGGCCCAGGCCGCCGGCGACCTGGTCAGCTGGAGTCTGGATCTGATTCAGGGTCTCCCCGAGCAGGATCTGCCCCACTGGCGGCAGCAGCTGCAGCAGGCCCTCGAGCTGGGGCCTCCCCATCTTTCCGTCTACGACCTGATCGTGGAGCCGGGCACCGTGTTCGAGCGCCTGCAGAAGCGCGGAGAGCTGCCCCTGCCGGATCCGGATCTGGGGGCCGACCTGATGGACCTCACCGGCGAGCTGCTGCGGAGCGCCGGCTTCGGCCGCTACGAGATCTCCAACTACGCCCTGCCCGGGCACGCGTCCCGCCACAACCGCGTTTACTGGAGTGGGGCCGGCTGGTGGGGTTTCGGACTGGGGGCCACGTCGGCTCCCTACGGCCAGCGTCAGGCCAGGCCCCGCACCCGGGAGGCCTATGCCGCCTGGCTGCAGACCAGGTCGGCCGTCCCGGCGGCGGGGCAGCCGCCGTTCGATGAGTGGCTGATGGTGGGTCTGCGCCGACGCGAAGGGGTAAACCTGGAGCGGCTTGCCCAGGCAGCGGGCCTGAGTGAGGCTGATCGCGCATCGCTGCACGGCTGGATGGCCCCCTGGCGCGAGCGGGGGCTGCTGCTGGTGGAGGGCCGACGCTGGCGTCTGGCGGATCCGCAGGGACTGGCCCTCAGCAATGCGGTGCTGAGGGAGCTGCTGGCCTGGTGGGACGCCCATCAGCCTGCCGAGACGCCGCCGGTCCCGGAGGTGTCGCCGATTGCAGCCAGCCCCTGA
- a CDS encoding PIN/TRAM domain-containing protein: protein MVDPLILLLFLISGAATGWLGVDLLPENLLIEVTNLEGLRWVLGGFGAFFGLLAGFFFQLLRRRLMRQVRSMPTDLLVSRAVGLILGLLVANLLLAPILLLPLPWEVIFVKPLAAVLSNVFFGVLGYNLAEVHGRTLLRLFNPASTEALLVADGVLQPATAKILDTSVIIDGRIRGLLDSGLLEGQVIVAQAVIDELQQLADSGNAEKRGKGRRGLNLLAALRETYGRRLVVNSTRYEGNGADDKLLKLTADTGGTLLTADYNLAKVAEVQDLRVMNLSALVIALRPEVQPGDALQLKIVREGKEANQGVGYLEDGTMVVVESARARIGQRLPVTVTGALQTPAGRMVFARCDQDGPKQPATVQQPTGPR from the coding sequence ATGGTGGACCCGCTCATCCTGCTGCTGTTCCTGATCTCCGGCGCAGCCACCGGCTGGCTGGGGGTGGATCTGCTGCCGGAGAACCTGCTGATCGAGGTGACGAACCTCGAGGGCCTGCGCTGGGTGCTGGGAGGCTTCGGGGCCTTCTTCGGGCTGCTGGCCGGATTCTTCTTTCAGCTGCTGCGGCGCCGTCTGATGCGCCAGGTGCGCTCGATGCCCACCGACCTCCTGGTGAGCCGCGCCGTGGGGCTGATCCTGGGCCTGCTGGTGGCCAACCTGCTGCTGGCCCCGATCCTGCTGCTTCCCCTGCCCTGGGAGGTGATTTTCGTGAAGCCGCTGGCGGCGGTGCTGAGCAACGTGTTCTTCGGGGTCCTGGGGTACAACCTCGCCGAGGTGCACGGGCGCACGCTGCTGCGGCTGTTCAACCCTGCCAGCACCGAGGCTCTGCTCGTGGCCGATGGGGTCCTGCAGCCAGCCACCGCCAAGATCCTCGACACCAGCGTGATCATCGACGGACGCATCCGTGGTCTGCTGGATTCGGGCCTGCTGGAGGGTCAGGTGATCGTGGCCCAGGCCGTGATCGATGAACTGCAGCAGCTGGCCGACTCGGGCAATGCCGAGAAGCGGGGCAAGGGCAGGCGCGGTCTCAACCTGCTGGCCGCCCTGCGCGAGACCTACGGCCGCCGCCTGGTGGTGAACAGCACCCGCTACGAGGGCAACGGCGCCGACGACAAGCTGCTCAAGCTGACCGCCGACACCGGCGGCACCCTGCTCACCGCCGACTACAACCTGGCCAAGGTGGCCGAGGTGCAGGATCTCCGAGTGATGAACCTGAGCGCCCTGGTGATCGCCCTGCGGCCCGAAGTGCAGCCAGGCGACGCCCTGCAGCTCAAGATCGTGCGCGAGGGCAAGGAGGCCAACCAGGGGGTTGGCTACCTGGAGGACGGCACGATGGTGGTGGTGGAATCCGCCCGGGCGCGCATCGGCCAGCGCCTGCCCGTGACGGTGACCGGAGCCCTGCAGACCCCAGCCGGACGCATGGTCTTCGCCCGCTGTGACCAGGATGGCCCGAAACAGCCCGCCACGGTCCAGCAGCCGACGGGCCCCCGCTAG
- a CDS encoding ATP-dependent Clp protease proteolytic subunit produces the protein MSVSAPYYGDSAVMRTPPPDLPSLLLKERIVYLGLPLFSDDDAKRQMGIDVTQLIIAQLLYLEFDNPEKPIFFYINSTGTSWYSGDAIGFETEAFAICDTIRYVKPPVHTICIGQAMGTAAMILSAGAKGHRAALPHASIVLHQPRSGARGQASDIQIRAQEVLHNKHVMLEMLSHNTGRSVEQLSKDSDRMTYLTPREALEYGLIDRILTSQKPLPVPLAGSV, from the coding sequence ATGTCGGTGTCGGCCCCTTACTACGGCGATTCCGCCGTGATGCGCACACCGCCGCCCGATCTGCCGTCGCTGCTGCTGAAGGAGCGGATCGTCTACCTCGGCCTGCCCCTCTTCTCCGATGACGACGCCAAGCGTCAGATGGGGATCGATGTGACCCAGCTGATCATTGCCCAGCTTCTCTATCTCGAGTTCGACAATCCCGAGAAGCCGATCTTCTTCTACATCAACTCCACCGGCACCAGCTGGTACTCCGGGGATGCCATCGGCTTTGAAACCGAGGCTTTCGCCATCTGCGACACCATCCGCTACGTGAAGCCGCCGGTGCACACCATCTGCATCGGCCAGGCCATGGGCACCGCCGCGATGATTCTCTCGGCCGGCGCCAAGGGCCACCGGGCCGCCCTGCCCCACGCCTCGATCGTTCTGCACCAGCCACGCTCGGGTGCCCGCGGCCAGGCCAGCGACATCCAGATCCGCGCCCAGGAAGTGCTGCACAACAAGCACGTGATGCTGGAGATGCTCTCCCACAACACCGGCCGCAGCGTCGAGCAGCTCTCGAAGGATTCCGACCGCATGACCTACCTCACGCCGCGGGAGGCCCTGGAATACGGCCTGATCGACCGGATCCTCACCAGCCAGAAGCCGCTGCCGGTCCCCCTGGCCGGCTCGGTCTGA
- a CDS encoding ATP-dependent Clp protease proteolytic subunit: protein MPIGTPSVPYRLPGSQYERWVDIYTRLGVERILFLGQEVNDGIANSLVAQMLYLDSEDSSKPIYLYINSPGGSVTAGLAIYDTIQYVKSDVVTICVGLAASMGAFLLAAGTKGKRLALPHARIMIHQPLGGTSQRQASDIEIEAREILRIKDMLNQSLADMCGQSLEKVTKDTDRDYFLSAAEAKDYGLIDRVISHPSEA from the coding sequence ATGCCCATCGGCACCCCCAGCGTTCCCTATCGCCTGCCCGGCAGCCAGTACGAGCGCTGGGTCGACATCTACACCCGCCTCGGCGTGGAGCGGATCCTCTTCCTTGGCCAGGAGGTCAATGACGGCATCGCCAACAGCCTGGTGGCCCAGATGCTGTACCTGGATTCCGAGGACAGCAGCAAGCCGATCTACCTCTACATCAATTCCCCGGGTGGATCGGTCACCGCCGGGCTGGCGATCTACGACACGATCCAGTACGTCAAATCGGACGTGGTGACCATCTGCGTGGGCCTCGCCGCCAGCATGGGTGCCTTCCTGCTGGCGGCGGGCACCAAGGGCAAGCGTCTGGCTCTGCCGCACGCCCGGATCATGATCCACCAGCCCCTGGGTGGCACCAGCCAGCGTCAGGCCAGCGACATCGAGATCGAGGCCCGCGAGATCCTGCGGATCAAGGACATGCTCAACCAGAGCCTGGCCGACATGTGCGGTCAGAGCCTCGAGAAGGTCACCAAGGACACCGACCGCGACTACTTCCTCAGTGCGGCCGAGGCCAAGGACTACGGCCTGATCGACCGGGTGATCTCCCACCCGAGTGAAGCCTGA
- the ilvC gene encoding ketol-acid reductoisomerase: MAQLFYDSDADLSLLDGKTVAIIGYGSQGHAHALNLKDSGVNVVVGLYEGSRSAEKARADGLEVMSVAEAAERADWIMVLLPDETQKAVYDAEIAPHLKPGKVLSFAHGFNIRFGLIQPPADVDVVMIAPKGPGHTVRWEYQNGQGVPALFAIHQDASGKARDLAMAYAKAIGGTRAGILETNFKEETETDLFGEQAVLCGGLSELVKAGFETLVDAGYQPELAYFECLHEVKLIVDLMVKGGLTAMRDSISNTAEYGDYVSGPRLITADTKAEMKRILADIQDGTFARNFVAECEAGKPEMIKARHRDAAHPVEQVGVGLRSMFSWLKAS; this comes from the coding sequence ATGGCCCAGCTCTTCTACGACTCCGACGCCGATCTGAGCCTGCTCGACGGCAAGACGGTGGCCATCATCGGCTACGGCTCCCAGGGCCACGCCCATGCCCTGAACCTCAAGGACAGCGGCGTGAATGTGGTGGTGGGCCTCTACGAAGGCAGCCGCTCGGCGGAGAAGGCCAGGGCCGATGGCCTCGAAGTGATGAGCGTGGCCGAGGCGGCCGAGCGCGCCGACTGGATCATGGTGCTTCTGCCCGATGAAACCCAGAAGGCCGTCTACGACGCTGAAATCGCGCCGCATCTCAAGCCCGGCAAGGTCCTCAGCTTCGCCCATGGCTTCAACATCCGCTTCGGGCTGATTCAGCCCCCCGCCGACGTCGATGTGGTGATGATCGCCCCCAAGGGACCTGGCCACACCGTGCGCTGGGAATACCAGAACGGCCAGGGGGTGCCTGCCCTGTTCGCCATCCATCAGGATGCCAGCGGCAAGGCCCGCGACCTGGCCATGGCCTATGCCAAGGCCATCGGGGGCACCCGCGCCGGCATCCTGGAAACCAACTTCAAGGAGGAAACCGAGACCGACCTCTTCGGTGAGCAGGCCGTGCTCTGCGGCGGCCTCAGCGAGCTGGTGAAGGCTGGCTTCGAAACCCTGGTGGATGCGGGTTACCAGCCCGAACTCGCCTACTTCGAATGCCTGCATGAAGTGAAGCTGATCGTGGATCTGATGGTGAAGGGCGGCCTCACCGCCATGCGCGATTCGATCTCCAACACAGCTGAGTACGGCGATTACGTAAGCGGTCCGCGTCTGATCACCGCCGACACCAAGGCCGAGATGAAGCGCATCCTTGCCGACATCCAGGACGGCACCTTCGCCCGCAACTTCGTGGCCGAATGCGAGGCCGGCAAGCCGGAGATGATCAAGGCTCGCCACCGCGACGCAGCCCATCCGGTCGAGCAGGTGGGCGTTGGCCTGCGGTCCATGTTCAGCTGGCTGAAGGCCTCCTGA
- the cbiB gene encoding adenosylcobinamide-phosphate synthase CbiB, translating to MAASLQLWLLLLLAGALDRLVGDPISWPHPVQAMGWAIQRLRAPGERWAGDHPLRLRLVGMALTALVVSVSGLAGWSLERLALGSAPALPMPSPLAWLGLPVLMVALASALAAGSLETAVRAVLAPISAPPCPEADEEEAGLEAGRRQLALIVGRDVQGLSREEVMRGVAETAAENAVDGLFGPLFWMLTGAGLWSALGVADGVPGPLSLAWMYKAASTLDSMLGYRRGRLRWLGTAGARLDDLLTWLPARLVAFSLPAAAGRVGESLRLGREALRQGRADPSPNAGVSMAAFALAAGVQLGGVNHYGGVARAKPILGRGYPSADPAAIARILRLTARLEALWLALTLPLLLSLSQVQ from the coding sequence GTGGCGGCCTCGCTCCAGCTCTGGCTGCTGCTGCTGCTGGCCGGCGCCCTGGATCGCCTGGTGGGTGATCCGATCAGCTGGCCCCATCCCGTTCAGGCAATGGGCTGGGCGATCCAGCGGCTGCGCGCCCCCGGGGAGCGCTGGGCCGGAGATCATCCCCTCCGGCTGCGCCTGGTGGGGATGGCGCTCACCGCCCTGGTGGTGAGCGTCAGTGGCCTGGCCGGCTGGAGCCTGGAACGGCTGGCGCTTGGCTCCGCTCCAGCTCTCCCCATGCCGTCCCCGCTGGCCTGGCTCGGCTTGCCCGTGCTGATGGTGGCTCTGGCCAGCGCCCTGGCCGCCGGCAGCCTCGAGACGGCCGTGAGGGCCGTCCTGGCACCGATCAGCGCCCCGCCGTGTCCAGAGGCCGACGAGGAGGAGGCCGGGCTGGAAGCGGGGCGCCGGCAGCTGGCCCTGATCGTGGGCCGGGATGTGCAGGGGCTCAGCCGGGAGGAGGTGATGCGCGGAGTGGCCGAAACCGCCGCGGAGAACGCCGTCGATGGCCTCTTCGGCCCATTGTTCTGGATGCTGACCGGCGCCGGGCTCTGGTCGGCCCTGGGGGTCGCTGATGGTGTTCCTGGCCCCCTGAGCCTGGCCTGGATGTACAAGGCCGCCAGCACTCTGGATTCGATGCTCGGCTACAGGCGGGGCCGCCTGCGCTGGCTTGGCACCGCCGGGGCCCGGCTCGATGACCTGCTCACCTGGCTGCCTGCCCGACTGGTGGCGTTCAGCCTGCCGGCTGCGGCCGGCAGAGTCGGTGAGAGTCTTCGCCTGGGGAGGGAGGCCCTGCGCCAGGGGCGAGCCGATCCATCCCCCAACGCCGGGGTGTCGATGGCGGCCTTCGCCCTGGCGGCCGGGGTTCAGCTGGGCGGCGTGAACCACTACGGCGGAGTGGCCAGGGCCAAACCGATCCTCGGCCGGGGGTACCCATCAGCCGATCCCGCCGCCATCGCCCGGATTCTGAGGTTGACCGCCCGGCTCGAGGCCCTCTGGCTGGCCCTGACTCTGCCCCTGCTGCTCAGTCTGAGTCAGGTTCAGTAG
- a CDS encoding sugar transferase yields MITAVPTAEQLIQAQSKRSRVLKRSGDIVFSLAVLALGSPLLLLLAVLVKLSSPGPVFYVQRRIGRGYKGFGCIKFRTMRKDADRILKTLLEQSPELKAEFKKDFKLKADPRITPIGGFLRRSSLDELPQFINVLKGQMSVVGPRPIVWDELDRYGRQMDEVLAVRPGLTGLWQVSGRNNLSYDARVRLDVSYVRRRTVLLDLAIILRTVGVILYPRDRGAY; encoded by the coding sequence ATGATCACCGCGGTGCCCACGGCCGAGCAGCTGATCCAGGCGCAGTCGAAGCGATCCCGCGTGCTCAAGCGCAGCGGCGACATCGTGTTCTCCCTGGCGGTGCTGGCCCTGGGCAGTCCCCTGCTGCTGCTGCTGGCGGTGCTGGTGAAACTGAGCTCGCCCGGGCCGGTCTTCTACGTGCAGCGTCGGATCGGCCGCGGCTACAAGGGCTTCGGTTGCATCAAGTTCCGCACGATGCGCAAGGATGCCGACCGCATCCTCAAGACCCTGCTGGAGCAGTCGCCTGAACTCAAGGCGGAATTCAAGAAGGACTTCAAGCTCAAGGCCGACCCGCGCATCACCCCGATCGGTGGATTCCTGCGGCGCTCCAGCCTCGACGAGCTGCCCCAGTTCATCAATGTGCTCAAGGGCCAGATGAGCGTGGTCGGCCCGCGGCCGATCGTCTGGGACGAACTGGACCGCTACGGCCGTCAGATGGATGAGGTGCTTGCGGTGCGACCGGGCCTCACCGGGCTCTGGCAGGTGTCGGGGCGCAACAACCTCAGCTACGACGCCCGTGTCCGGCTCGATGTCAGCTACGTGCGCCGCCGCACGGTCCTGCTGGATCTGGCGATCATCCTGCGCACGGTGGGAGTGATCCTCTACCCGCGAGATCGCGGTGCCTACTGA
- a CDS encoding glycosyltransferase, with amino-acid sequence MSGLPSRIALVHEWFTPRSVGGAELVVQQIDRLLGEGRPAASLFALVDGESARPGSWLEGRHIRTSFIQRLPWGVSHVQQYLPLLPLAIEQLDLGGYPLVLSSNHLVAKGVLTGPDQLHISYVHTPVRYAWDQMQAYLAGSAIARGPLGPWVRWQLHQLRQWDVSSSTRVDHLLANSRFTARRIWRCWRRFSQVLHPPVAVDRFRWDLPRGDFYLSLCRLVPYKRVDLVIEACNRLGLPLLVVGDGPERARLQALAGPTVTLLGACSAERVTHLMGRCRAYLYAGLEDFGIAPVEAMAAGAPVIGLGQGGLLDTVRCLTAEAPHPTGLLFEQQTATALVQALEHFEQGQLWHCLPAERQRQWAERFSPERFRQRLQAVLERRWQGHQQRLRRCASGVSDRESW; translated from the coding sequence ATGTCAGGACTTCCCAGCCGGATCGCCCTCGTGCACGAGTGGTTCACGCCGCGCTCGGTCGGTGGGGCCGAACTGGTGGTGCAGCAGATCGATCGGCTTCTCGGCGAGGGCCGTCCCGCCGCCAGCCTCTTCGCTCTGGTGGATGGCGAGAGTGCCCGGCCGGGCAGCTGGCTGGAGGGCCGGCACATCCGGACGAGTTTCATCCAGCGCCTGCCCTGGGGGGTGAGCCATGTGCAGCAGTACCTGCCGTTGCTGCCGCTGGCGATCGAGCAGCTCGATCTCGGGGGCTATCCCCTGGTGCTCAGCAGCAACCACCTGGTGGCCAAGGGGGTGCTCACCGGCCCCGATCAGCTCCACATCAGTTATGTGCACACACCGGTCCGCTACGCCTGGGACCAGATGCAGGCCTACCTGGCCGGGTCTGCCATCGCCCGAGGCCCCCTGGGCCCCTGGGTGCGCTGGCAGCTGCATCAGCTGCGCCAGTGGGATGTGAGCAGCAGCACACGGGTCGACCATCTGCTGGCCAACTCGCGCTTCACGGCACGGCGGATCTGGCGCTGCTGGCGCCGCTTCAGCCAGGTGCTGCATCCGCCTGTGGCGGTCGACCGTTTTCGCTGGGACCTGCCCCGGGGCGACTTCTACCTGAGCCTTTGCCGCCTGGTGCCCTACAAGCGGGTGGATCTGGTGATCGAGGCCTGCAATCGCCTGGGCCTGCCCCTGCTGGTGGTGGGCGACGGGCCGGAGCGGGCCCGCCTGCAGGCCCTGGCCGGCCCCACCGTGACGCTGCTGGGGGCCTGTTCCGCCGAGCGGGTGACTCATCTGATGGGCCGCTGCCGGGCCTACCTCTACGCCGGTCTGGAGGATTTCGGCATCGCCCCTGTGGAGGCCATGGCCGCGGGTGCTCCTGTGATCGGCCTCGGCCAGGGGGGGCTGCTCGACACGGTCCGCTGCCTGACCGCCGAGGCCCCCCATCCCACCGGCCTTCTGTTCGAGCAGCAGACCGCCACGGCCCTGGTTCAGGCGCTGGAGCATTTCGAGCAGGGACAGTTGTGGCACTGCCTGCCCGCGGAGCGCCAGCGCCAGTGGGCCGAGCGTTTCTCGCCGGAGCGCTTCCGCCAGCGGCTGCAGGCGGTTCTGGAGCGCCGCTGGCAGGGGCATCAGCAGCGACTGCGGCGCTGTGCCTCTGGGGTGAGTGACCGCGAGAGCTGGTGA
- a CDS encoding DUF6737 family protein, producing MSEPPGNSTPARGAVSIWQLKPWWCQPWSILLTGVLLIAGSWFWLGRWWLTVPLSTGVLLWWWLFLVLMPRQLSSLSGPEDIG from the coding sequence ATGAGTGAGCCCCCCGGCAACTCCACTCCAGCGCGGGGGGCGGTATCGATCTGGCAGCTCAAGCCCTGGTGGTGCCAGCCCTGGTCCATCCTGCTCACCGGGGTGCTCCTGATCGCCGGCAGCTGGTTCTGGCTGGGCCGCTGGTGGCTTACCGTTCCTCTCTCCACAGGCGTGCTGCTGTGGTGGTGGCTGTTCCTCGTGCTGATGCCCCGTCAGCTGAGCAGCCTGTCAGGACCGGAGGACATCGGTTGA